The following nucleotide sequence is from Borrelia puertoricensis.
CCCCATTAATTAGATTATTTTCTTTTTTTAAAGAATTTTTCATGCTCTTAAGCATTTGATTTATAAAGATTGACTCAAATTCTAATGCGGCTTCATAGAGTTTATTATCATTTTTGTGTTGATTTGTTTTTTCTATTTTGTCTTTTAGGATTTTTACCTGTTTTGTTTGATTTTTTGTTTCTAAGTATTGTAAATTAATTTTACTTGTCATAATCTATTCCCCCAGAATTAATTCTCCATGTAATTTATTAATTTTTTTAGCTGCTTTAATTACTTTTATTAATTCTTCATTGCTAAGCGTATTTGAATTTTTTGATATAAATTCATTTAATTTCATCTTTTGTATTTCTATTTTTATTTTTTCATTGCTTCTGTTGCTAAATAAATTTTCCCCATTTCTTTCAATTGAAAATATAAGGGGCCCTATTTCTGCATTTGTACTTGCTATAATGATTTTGTTTTGTTCACTTATTAGAACTTTAGGCATAGTTTTTATTTCTATTTCTTCAATTTCGCCTAGCAATCCAATTTCGTTGATCTCAATTTCTATGATATTTCCTGATTTTATATTATTTTTTATGTTTTTACTTGTTAGTTTTTTACTTATTGAATCTGCTAAGACATAATCCTCTTTTTTAAGAATTATATTGTAATTTGTATAATTTTTATCTTCATGTATTGTTGCTCCGTTTAGTATATATCCTGTACCTTTTGATTTTGCGTTAGTTATTATTGGACCTGAGGCTGTTGCTAGTACTTTTCCTTCTTTATCTTTTAGTTCTGTTCTTAAAAGTATACCATTTGTTAAGTCTTTTGAATCTAGCATTGATGCTATGTAAACATTGT
It contains:
- a CDS encoding rod-binding protein, with translation MTSKINLQYLETKNQTKQVKILKDKIEKTNQHKNDNKLYEAALEFESIFINQMLKSMKNSLKKENNLINGGQTEEIFADMLYLERAKQIAKSKSFRLADLIYNQIAEVNNFRK
- a CDS encoding flagellar basal body P-ring protein FlgI, which codes for MKLLTMLTILNLKIVLSSFAQENQPLKNLVNENNNINQISEQTKLKNIAEMKSTGSYTLTGIGIVAGLADKGDSLKGKEILNKALNKIGINEIDLTNIGSKNIALVSTTVKINGNMVKGTNHNVYIASMLDSKDLTNGILLRTELKDKEGKVLATASGPIITNAKSKGTGYILNGATIHEDKNYTNYNIILKKEDYVLADSISKKLTSKNIKNNIKSGNIIEIEINEIGLLGEIEEIEIKTMPKVLISEQNKIIIASTNAEIGPLIFSIERNGENLFSNRSNEKIKIEIQKMKLNEFISKNSNTLSNEELIKVIKAAKKINKLHGELILGE